A stretch of the Streptosporangium sp. NBC_01755 genome encodes the following:
- a CDS encoding DegT/DnrJ/EryC1/StrS family aminotransferase: MNSPLALLGGAPTITQPGPHFTWPPGETTAAAVLSQLGQGISIYNRSGVIELLENELCDYHGTAHAILTSSGTAALHSMYAACELGQGDEVIVPAYTFFATVTPLLHLGAVPVLADCDESGNLDPHDVVRRITPSTKAVVVMHMWGQPAAMQALKTITDEHGLMLLEDGSHAHGATVDGQRIGTFGRAAAFSMNGPKPLSAGEGGFVLTDDDEVYYRVLLHSQYNKRCRGELPSGHPLYRYATTGMGLKSRIHPLAASIALDQLGHLDDYLKGRATTAAYLCERLSELPGIIVPERPLGVRASWYGLPLRYVTDELDGLPIERFYEALHAEGCREVDRPGSTCPLNLLPLFQEPGPLFPEYSERLNYSPGAFPKAEAIHHNTLKLPVWHREEDMSLVDSYIEAFHKVAENYRDLL; this comes from the coding sequence GTGAACTCACCCCTGGCGCTGCTCGGTGGTGCACCGACCATCACCCAGCCCGGACCGCACTTCACCTGGCCACCGGGTGAAACCACCGCGGCGGCCGTGCTGAGCCAACTCGGGCAGGGTATCTCGATCTACAACCGCTCGGGCGTCATCGAACTGCTGGAGAACGAGCTGTGCGACTACCACGGCACCGCGCACGCCATCCTCACCAGTTCAGGTACAGCGGCGCTCCATTCGATGTACGCAGCCTGCGAGCTCGGGCAGGGAGATGAGGTGATCGTGCCCGCGTACACGTTCTTCGCCACGGTTACGCCACTGCTGCACCTGGGCGCGGTCCCCGTCCTGGCCGACTGTGACGAGTCCGGCAACCTCGATCCGCATGACGTCGTACGACGGATTACCCCGAGCACCAAGGCCGTGGTCGTCATGCATATGTGGGGACAGCCGGCCGCTATGCAGGCGCTCAAAACCATCACGGACGAGCACGGCCTGATGCTCCTGGAGGACGGTTCGCATGCCCACGGCGCAACCGTCGACGGCCAGCGGATCGGCACCTTTGGACGTGCCGCCGCCTTCAGTATGAACGGACCCAAGCCGCTCTCAGCCGGGGAAGGTGGCTTCGTCCTGACCGACGACGATGAGGTCTACTACCGCGTGCTGCTGCACAGCCAGTACAACAAGCGGTGTCGCGGCGAACTGCCATCCGGCCACCCGCTCTACCGCTACGCCACCACCGGCATGGGGCTCAAGTCTCGCATCCACCCGCTGGCAGCCAGCATCGCCCTTGATCAACTCGGACATCTGGACGACTACCTGAAAGGACGTGCCACCACTGCGGCGTATCTGTGCGAGCGCCTGTCCGAGTTGCCGGGCATCATCGTGCCGGAACGGCCGCTCGGCGTGCGCGCCTCCTGGTACGGCTTGCCGCTCCGCTACGTCACGGATGAGCTTGACGGCCTGCCCATCGAGCGCTTCTACGAGGCGCTGCACGCCGAGGGGTGCCGCGAGGTAGATCGGCCCGGCTCGACCTGTCCACTCAACCTCCTTCCGCTGTTCCAGGAGCCGGGGCCACTGTTTCCCGAGTACAGCGAAAGGCTCAACTATTCGCCTGGCGCTTTCCCGAAGGCCGAGGCGATTCACCACAACACTCTCAAGCTTCCGGTATGGCACAGGGAGGAGGATATGTCGCTGGTCGATAGCTATATCGAGGCGTTCCACAAGGTGGCCGAGAATTATCGCGATCTTCTCTAG
- a CDS encoding Gfo/Idh/MocA family protein: MPKAIPLAKLGNLAKGRRQVKLRAGVVGLGKQALDDHIPGLRSSDGAELVAICDENSEIVREHQYQLRVNGYTDFREMFRTEQLDMVIVTVPHHIGRTVIETAAEYRIHVLKEKPFATSMSEAQELAKQCEESGIQLMVTLQRRFNPIYTSFTQLADQIGTPFVVDAQYTLFIDDPSEGWRGLTAKAGGGCIIDMGYHLIDMILWYFGLPDRVLADVSVGARPDREYDAEDTALIHFGYDSGLYGSLLLSRFIGPKTERIRLVGSKGMVHLERGRIQRLTNGGDVIESLSREQAWPSAATCQIDYFCRVIEGLRPNTSGPKENLAHMSFIAACYESAKTHVYINPKEML; the protein is encoded by the coding sequence GTGCCCAAGGCAATACCACTCGCCAAGCTTGGCAACCTCGCGAAAGGTCGACGGCAGGTGAAACTGCGAGCCGGTGTGGTCGGTCTCGGCAAGCAAGCCTTAGATGACCACATTCCGGGCCTCCGTTCGTCCGATGGCGCCGAGCTGGTAGCCATCTGCGATGAGAACTCCGAGATCGTCCGCGAGCATCAGTACCAGCTCCGTGTCAACGGCTACACCGACTTCCGGGAGATGTTCAGGACCGAACAGCTCGACATGGTGATCGTCACCGTACCGCACCACATCGGCCGGACGGTTATCGAGACTGCAGCCGAATATCGCATTCATGTGCTGAAAGAGAAGCCGTTTGCCACCAGCATGAGCGAAGCGCAGGAACTCGCCAAGCAGTGCGAGGAGTCCGGCATTCAGCTCATGGTCACGCTGCAACGCCGCTTCAATCCGATCTACACCAGCTTCACGCAACTTGCCGACCAGATCGGCACGCCATTCGTCGTGGACGCGCAGTACACGCTGTTCATTGACGACCCCTCCGAGGGCTGGCGCGGCCTGACCGCCAAGGCCGGTGGCGGCTGCATCATCGACATGGGATACCACCTGATCGACATGATCCTGTGGTACTTCGGTCTGCCGGATCGTGTGCTGGCTGACGTCTCGGTGGGTGCCCGGCCGGATCGTGAATACGATGCCGAGGACACCGCGCTCATCCACTTCGGCTACGACAGCGGCCTGTACGGCTCACTGCTGCTGTCGCGCTTCATCGGCCCGAAGACCGAACGGATCCGCTTGGTCGGCAGCAAGGGCATGGTGCACCTGGAGCGCGGCCGTATCCAGAGGCTCACCAATGGCGGCGACGTCATCGAATCACTGTCGCGTGAGCAGGCATGGCCGTCGGCGGCTACCTGCCAGATCGACTACTTCTGCAGGGTCATCGAGGGCTTGCGGCCGAACACCAGCGGCCCGAAAGAGAACTTGGCGCACATGAGTTTCATCGCTGCTTGCTATGAGTCCGCCAAGACCCACGTCTACATCAACCCCAAGGAGATGCTGTGA
- a CDS encoding helix-turn-helix domain-containing protein gives MASRRQRFAQRRKTVGFSQERLAERLGIDRSTVTRWESGETEPLPWLRPKLARALQVSIEQLDELLTEAGEPEAVADERLNHVLEHPGSVDLIAVARLRERVQELDVRYDRAPSTSLLADAGQCLGQVSFLRAHAATSRVRRELFAVEAEAATLMGQLVWDASQRRDHATARAYLGQAVEAARQIHEPTAEGLALLRTSFVALYGEKDPQAGLVLAMQTAEAVKGNSHVLAGLATLHAAEARAMLGQRQDCEQALSRAQVHFEQIGAADAAADLFSPTQHGRLAGSCYLFLNDAGRAEQILEGIAQALRDRSKSQAIVLGNLALACIRQKKLDEAAAWLHSAIEVVEMTWGGGGLGIVFGAGRELRPWRRMPVVQDVYDRLLTLMAAA, from the coding sequence GTGGCATCACGGCGACAGCGGTTCGCTCAGCGCCGGAAAACCGTGGGTTTCAGCCAAGAGCGATTGGCCGAACGGCTCGGCATCGACCGGTCGACGGTGACGCGCTGGGAGTCAGGCGAGACCGAGCCGTTGCCCTGGTTGCGTCCGAAGCTGGCGCGCGCCCTCCAGGTGTCCATCGAGCAGCTTGACGAGTTGCTCACCGAGGCCGGAGAACCCGAAGCGGTTGCCGATGAGCGACTGAATCACGTCCTCGAACACCCCGGCAGTGTCGATCTGATAGCTGTGGCTCGGCTGCGCGAGCGTGTGCAAGAACTTGACGTGCGCTACGACAGGGCACCGTCCACCTCCCTACTGGCTGATGCCGGGCAGTGCTTGGGGCAGGTCAGCTTCCTCAGAGCGCACGCCGCCACAAGCCGAGTGCGCCGCGAACTGTTCGCGGTCGAGGCCGAAGCGGCAACGCTCATGGGTCAGCTTGTTTGGGACGCCTCACAGCGCCGCGATCACGCCACGGCTCGCGCCTACCTCGGGCAAGCCGTGGAAGCAGCGCGGCAGATCCACGAGCCAACAGCCGAAGGGCTGGCCTTGCTTCGGACGAGCTTCGTTGCCCTCTACGGCGAGAAAGACCCGCAGGCCGGATTGGTACTCGCCATGCAGACAGCTGAGGCTGTCAAAGGCAACAGCCACGTCCTGGCGGGCCTCGCCACCTTGCACGCGGCGGAGGCGCGAGCCATGCTCGGGCAACGGCAGGATTGCGAACAGGCCTTGAGCCGGGCACAGGTGCACTTCGAACAGATCGGCGCTGCGGATGCGGCGGCTGATCTGTTCTCGCCGACCCAACATGGCCGGTTGGCGGGCTCCTGCTACCTGTTCCTCAACGATGCCGGACGCGCTGAACAAATCCTTGAAGGTATCGCGCAAGCCCTCCGCGATCGGTCGAAGTCCCAAGCGATTGTGCTCGGCAATCTGGCCCTCGCCTGTATCCGTCAGAAGAAGCTCGACGAGGCCGCGGCTTGGCTGCACAGCGCTATAGAAGTGGTAGAGATGACCTGGGGTGGTGGTGGGCTCGGCATCGTCTTCGGAGCGGGCCGTGAACTGCGTCCCTGGCGACGGATGCCGGTCGTCCAGGACGTGTACGACCGCCTACTCACCCTTATGGCAGCGGCGTAA
- a CDS encoding 5-formyltetrahydrofolate cyclo-ligase, translating to MTSLDIDQAKQAIRERVWALLERERAAPPGVHGRIPAFFGAEAAADRLAELPVWQAAQVIKSVPDKAQLPVRVRALAENRLVYMAVPKLAEELPFYLLDPATLTVPPAEAASSKVAATVARKIGVGDMRPVDLIVCGSVAVNRRGVRLGKGAGYSDIEVALLQEAGLIGPETTIVTTVHSLQVVDDELPETKHDFSVDLIVTPDEVIECGPQRRPQGLYWDSLSQQKIEAIPILAAMKSRL from the coding sequence TTGACCAGTTTGGACATCGACCAGGCCAAACAGGCGATCCGCGAGCGAGTGTGGGCACTGCTGGAGCGCGAGCGGGCTGCGCCGCCCGGTGTCCACGGCCGTATCCCCGCCTTTTTCGGAGCCGAGGCAGCCGCCGACCGCCTAGCCGAGCTGCCCGTGTGGCAGGCCGCCCAGGTCATCAAGTCCGTACCGGACAAGGCGCAGCTCCCGGTCCGGGTACGGGCACTCGCTGAGAACCGGTTGGTCTACATGGCCGTGCCCAAGTTGGCCGAGGAACTGCCGTTCTACCTACTCGATCCGGCGACGCTGACCGTACCTCCGGCCGAAGCCGCGTCGAGCAAGGTGGCCGCGACCGTGGCACGCAAGATCGGCGTGGGCGACATGCGGCCAGTCGATCTGATCGTGTGCGGCAGCGTCGCGGTCAACCGGCGTGGTGTCCGGCTGGGTAAGGGCGCCGGCTACTCCGACATCGAGGTAGCCCTGCTACAAGAGGCGGGGTTAATCGGGCCTGAGACGACAATCGTGACGACGGTGCACTCTCTGCAGGTGGTTGACGACGAATTGCCGGAAACCAAGCATGACTTCAGCGTCGATCTGATCGTGACGCCGGATGAGGTCATCGAGTGCGGACCACAGCGCCGACCACAAGGGCTCTATTGGGACAGCTTGAGCCAACAGAAGATCGAGGCTATTCCAATTCTGGCGGCAATGAAAAGCCGCCTGTAG
- a CDS encoding Eco57I restriction-modification methylase domain-containing protein has translation MSATVRNQVFSAVHTIGGLIPADMLVRISEGRDVKGSLPTDYRVIGSRSVRDDAERHWDYLKSVWSELRAKLLVAPELEAPSDPTGVAITQWLEPLFMELGFGELTAVGAAGIPSDDGGKIFAISHRWGRVPLHLAAWNAALDKRPGGAGTVPPQSLVQECLNRTDAHLWGVLTNGRRLRLLRDSSALATASYVEFDLEAIFDGELFSEFVLLYRLLHFSRFRIEEGQAPSTCWLEKWRTEAIASGTRALENHRKGVQKAITALGTGFLKHPDNADLRKNLDVDAFHAALLRLAYRLIFLFVTEDRDALHPPGTDDRARKRYADYFSSDRLRRQASRRRGTAHTDLYQALRIVLKALGDEKGRPELGLPGLGGLFDDTAADAPLHGLFLSNTHLLEAVRHLDRVRDVNSARWRQVDYRNMGSEELGSIYESLLELVPKHSAVDRTFELVNRLGNDRKKTGSYYTPSSLIETLLDSTLDPVIDDAQKRGEQRASAAGEPDPAESIVAELLSLTVCDPACGSGHFLVAAARRIAKRVAAVRERNPEPTLDAVRHALHEVIARCVYGVDLNPMAVELAKVSLWLEALEPGRPLGFLDAHIKHGNGLIGATPVLLRDGIPSKAFKAVEGDDDRYAKFLEKQNNEERAGQGGLFDLAGETKVANTTFASGLRRITNAPSGTLEEVHRQAADYRKWETSAAYVHAVHVADAWCAAFMWHKTKDAPPPVTYDVFRALQDPDATAASQATHDEIVRLRDEYRFFHWYLAFPDVFTVPDDGAGVDPATGWAGGFSCVLGNPPWDKVDFEDKKYFSVVDPLIAAISGTARRTRIAGWAKENPEAGKRYQAERRKVKSTFLFAGGSGAYPLCGKGLTVKGVNSLQTDQLFAERFASIAAPKGRFGCIIPTAIATGAGAQHLFSDLTRRGAIASLYDFENLKPLFVGVHSSYKFCLLSMTGRKLREPAAKFAFFLEDTTDLDDSKRVFALSPEEIALINPNTGTLPIFRTRQDADLTVAIYRRVPVLWNETEKNGNPWGITFKNFFNMTDDSDLFRTRDQLEAQGWELRGNVFIRGKERMLPLYEGKMAHHFDHRWNSYYDTGNEDRRRLTFDEKQNPSVAADPRYWIAENGLISTIRKNKEVEIPGITLRLEDVGWGRDWLCGWRDVCRTTDERTAIPAFLPRAAVGHTYPLMLPRVSPVLTAALVAAQSSLVFDFVSRQKVGGIHMALMTWKQLPVPAPQRVEFHTSFLAPRVLELVYTAHDMAGLARDLGDSGAPFKWDENRRAQIRAELDAYFFHLYGISASDVDYILETFQTENGGLKNNEIAKYGTYRTKDLVLAEYDRMAESGVSLTTTPLIDGENYTSTLTPPPGHGPRHPVAHTTATDRTEGEGV, from the coding sequence ATGTCCGCCACCGTCCGCAACCAGGTCTTTTCCGCGGTCCACACCATCGGCGGTCTCATCCCCGCCGACATGCTGGTCCGCATCTCCGAGGGCAGGGACGTCAAGGGCTCCCTGCCCACCGACTACCGCGTCATCGGCTCCCGTTCGGTCCGCGACGACGCCGAGCGCCACTGGGACTACCTCAAGTCGGTCTGGAGCGAGCTGCGCGCGAAGCTCCTCGTCGCCCCGGAGCTGGAGGCCCCGTCCGACCCCACCGGCGTCGCGATCACGCAGTGGCTCGAACCGCTCTTCATGGAGCTCGGCTTCGGCGAACTGACGGCGGTCGGAGCGGCGGGCATCCCGTCCGACGACGGCGGCAAGATCTTCGCGATCAGCCACCGCTGGGGCCGCGTTCCCCTGCACCTGGCCGCCTGGAACGCCGCGCTGGACAAGCGTCCGGGCGGCGCGGGCACGGTCCCGCCGCAGTCCCTCGTCCAGGAGTGCCTCAACCGGACCGACGCCCACCTGTGGGGAGTCCTCACCAACGGCCGCCGGCTACGCCTGCTGCGCGACTCCAGCGCGCTCGCCACCGCCTCGTACGTCGAGTTCGACCTGGAGGCCATCTTCGACGGCGAGCTGTTCAGCGAGTTCGTCCTGCTCTACCGGCTGCTGCACTTCTCCCGCTTCAGGATCGAGGAGGGCCAGGCGCCGTCGACGTGCTGGCTGGAGAAGTGGCGCACCGAGGCGATCGCGTCCGGCACGCGGGCGCTGGAGAACCATCGCAAAGGAGTCCAGAAGGCCATCACAGCGCTCGGCACCGGCTTCCTCAAGCACCCCGACAACGCCGACCTCCGCAAGAACCTGGACGTCGACGCCTTCCACGCCGCGCTGCTCCGCCTCGCCTACCGGCTGATCTTCCTGTTCGTCACCGAGGACCGGGACGCACTCCACCCGCCCGGGACGGACGACAGAGCCCGCAAGCGATACGCGGACTACTTCTCCTCCGACCGGTTGCGCCGCCAGGCGAGCCGCCGCCGGGGCACCGCGCACACCGACCTCTACCAGGCTCTGCGGATCGTGCTCAAGGCACTCGGCGACGAGAAAGGCCGTCCGGAGCTGGGCCTGCCCGGCCTCGGCGGGCTCTTCGACGACACCGCCGCCGACGCCCCGCTGCACGGTTTGTTCCTTTCCAACACGCACCTGCTGGAGGCGGTACGCCACCTCGACCGGGTCCGCGACGTGAACTCGGCCCGCTGGCGCCAGGTGGACTACCGCAACATGGGCTCGGAGGAACTCGGCTCCATCTACGAGTCGCTCCTTGAGCTCGTCCCCAAGCACAGCGCCGTCGACCGGACCTTCGAGCTGGTCAACCGCCTCGGCAACGACCGGAAGAAGACCGGCTCGTACTACACGCCGAGCTCCCTGATCGAGACCCTGCTCGATTCCACCCTTGACCCGGTCATCGACGACGCGCAGAAGCGCGGCGAGCAGCGGGCCTCGGCAGCGGGGGAGCCGGACCCGGCCGAGAGCATCGTCGCCGAGCTGCTCTCCCTGACCGTCTGCGACCCGGCCTGCGGCTCCGGCCACTTCCTGGTCGCCGCCGCCCGCCGGATCGCCAAGCGCGTCGCCGCCGTACGGGAGCGCAACCCGGAGCCCACCCTGGACGCGGTCCGGCACGCCCTGCACGAGGTCATCGCCCGCTGCGTGTACGGCGTCGACCTCAACCCGATGGCCGTCGAACTCGCCAAGGTGTCGCTCTGGCTGGAGGCTCTGGAGCCGGGCAGGCCGCTTGGCTTCCTTGACGCGCACATCAAGCACGGCAACGGTCTGATCGGGGCGACACCGGTCCTGCTGCGCGACGGCATCCCCAGCAAGGCGTTCAAAGCGGTTGAGGGCGACGACGACAGGTACGCGAAGTTCCTGGAGAAGCAGAACAACGAGGAACGCGCGGGACAGGGCGGACTGTTCGACCTGGCAGGAGAGACGAAGGTGGCCAACACCACCTTCGCCTCCGGCTTGCGCCGCATCACCAACGCCCCCTCCGGCACCCTCGAAGAGGTCCACCGGCAAGCCGCGGACTACCGCAAGTGGGAGACCTCCGCCGCGTACGTCCACGCCGTGCACGTGGCAGATGCCTGGTGTGCGGCGTTCATGTGGCACAAGACCAAGGACGCGCCGCCCCCGGTCACCTATGACGTCTTTCGCGCACTCCAGGATCCGGACGCCACGGCCGCCTCGCAGGCGACCCATGATGAGATCGTGCGGCTCCGCGATGAGTACCGCTTCTTCCACTGGTACCTGGCGTTTCCCGATGTCTTCACTGTCCCTGACGACGGCGCGGGCGTGGACCCCGCTACCGGCTGGGCGGGCGGTTTCTCCTGTGTACTGGGTAATCCGCCATGGGACAAGGTCGACTTCGAGGACAAGAAATATTTCAGCGTCGTTGACCCCTTGATCGCCGCGATCTCCGGGACTGCGCGGCGGACCCGGATCGCCGGGTGGGCGAAGGAAAACCCGGAGGCGGGTAAGCGCTACCAGGCGGAGCGTCGCAAGGTGAAGTCGACTTTCCTCTTCGCGGGCGGTTCAGGGGCGTACCCGCTGTGCGGCAAGGGCCTCACTGTCAAAGGCGTCAACTCGCTCCAGACCGACCAGCTCTTCGCCGAGCGATTCGCCTCCATCGCCGCGCCCAAGGGTCGCTTCGGGTGCATCATCCCGACGGCCATCGCGACGGGCGCTGGGGCGCAGCACCTCTTCAGCGACCTCACCCGGCGCGGCGCCATCGCCTCCCTGTACGACTTCGAGAACCTCAAGCCGCTTTTCGTGGGAGTGCACTCCAGCTACAAGTTCTGCCTGCTCTCGATGACCGGCCGGAAACTGCGCGAACCGGCGGCGAAGTTCGCGTTCTTCCTTGAGGACACGACCGACCTCGACGACTCCAAGCGCGTCTTCGCGCTCAGTCCCGAGGAGATCGCCCTCATCAACCCCAACACCGGCACCCTCCCCATCTTCCGCACCCGCCAGGACGCTGACCTCACCGTTGCGATCTACCGCCGTGTCCCGGTCCTGTGGAACGAGACCGAGAAAAACGGCAACCCGTGGGGCATCACCTTCAAGAACTTTTTCAACATGACCGACGACTCCGACCTTTTCCGCACGCGGGATCAGTTGGAGGCGCAGGGGTGGGAATTGCGCGGGAACGTGTTCATTCGGGGTAAGGAGCGCATGCTGCCGCTCTATGAGGGAAAGATGGCCCACCACTTCGACCACCGCTGGAACTCTTACTACGATACGGGCAATGAGGATCGCCGTCGCCTGACATTTGATGAAAAGCAGAACCCATCGGTGGCAGCCGATCCCCGCTACTGGATCGCAGAGAACGGGCTAATCTCAACCATTAGGAAGAACAAGGAGGTCGAGATCCCGGGTATTACCCTCCGCTTGGAGGATGTGGGTTGGGGCCGGGACTGGCTCTGTGGTTGGCGTGACGTGTGTCGTACGACCGATGAGCGTACGGCTATCCCCGCCTTCCTCCCGCGCGCGGCTGTCGGCCACACGTATCCTCTGATGCTGCCACGTGTCTCACCTGTCCTGACTGCTGCCCTTGTCGCTGCTCAGAGCTCTCTGGTCTTCGACTTTGTGAGCCGCCAAAAGGTGGGTGGCATTCACATGGCTCTCATGACGTGGAAGCAACTCCCCGTTCCCGCTCCCCAGAGGGTGGAATTCCACACATCGTTCCTCGCCCCCCGCGTTCTCGAACTCGTCTACACCGCCCACGACATGGCCGGACTCGCCCGTGACCTCGGTGACTCCGGTGCCCCCTTCAAATGGGACGAGAACCGCCGAGCCCAGATCCGTGCCGAGTTGGACGCCTACTTCTTCCATCTCTACGGGATCAGCGCCTCCGATGTGGACTACATTCTGGAGACCTTCCAGACCGAGAACGGCGGTCTCAAGAACAACGAGATCGCCAAGTACGGCACGTACCGCACCAAGGACCTCGTCCTCGCCGAGTACGACCGCATGGCCGAGTCCGGCGTAAGCCTCACCACCACCCCCCTCATCGACGGCGAGAACTACACCTCCACCCTCACCCCACCTCCCGGCCACGGCCCCCGCCATCCCGTGGCGCACACCACAGCCACCGATCGAACGGAAGGCGAAGGAGTCTGA